AATCAACTAGTTAACTCATACCTTGCTTAGACATGAGGCCCAAGATTACAGTAATAGATCTAGTAGAGAGACTAAAGGGCCGGTGTGAGCTTTTACCCAGAAGTGGAGTCCCTCAAGTCTCAACCTTTTTGCGGGGTTAATGGTGGAAGAAAAACCATGCAAGTCAACGTCTTAACCacttgattaaaaaaaatttaaaactgttTTCTCTGCtattttattaatcaattcAAGTAAGGTTGCTCGTTCTTTGCCTTGTAATGCTAGATCAAAGATTGGCATAAAAGTCTCCCTTTTCATGGCTCTTGTTTGTCCTTCTTCGTCTTTGCCTCGCAACTGGATACACGATGTCTTTCCAAGCATCCACGGGGCAGATGTTCGCACAACGTTTCTTAGTCACGTTCTCAAGGAGTTCAAAAGAAGAGGAATCGACACGTTCATCGATAACAACATCGAGAGGAGCAAATCGATCGGTCCCAAACTCCTGGAAGCTATCCGAGGGTCGAGAGTTGCGATCGTCTTGCTCTCTAGGAACTACGCTTCTTCCACATGGTGCCTGAACGAGTTGGTGGAGATTGCTGTGTGCAGAAGAGAGTTTGGTCAAACAGTGATGCCCGTTTTCTATGATGTTGATCCATCTGATGTGAAGAAGCAGGCCGGAGAGTTCGGGAAAGTCTTTGAAGCTACTTGTAACGGTAAAACAGAGGAGGACACTTGGAGATGGAGAGAAGCTTTGGCGGAAGTGGCTACAATAGCTGGAGAGCATTCTAGCAACTGGTTAGCCCTCTTAATCTCCACTAACTTTCTTGCAACTTCTTAGCCTTCGTGACAGTGTAATGGATGCATTCTTGATCTGACTATGTTGGTAGGTGTAGTGAAGCGGAGATGATTGAAAAAATTGCTGCTGACATCTCAAACGTGGTGAATGATTCTGTTCCATCGAACTATTTTGAATCCTTAATTGGGATTGGAGCTCACATGGAAAGGATGCGGTCGTTGTTAAGCCTAGAATGTGATGAAGTGAGAATGGTAGGGATCTGGGGTCCTGCGGGAATCGGGAAGACGACCATCGCCAGAGCTTTATATGAAAAGCTTTGTAGTAACTTCACACATACTGCTTTCATTGAGAGTATAAAAGGAGGTTATACTACACATTACCTCGACAACTATGCATACATGTTGCAGTTACAGGAACAACTTTTATCCAAGACACTCAGTGATAAGGACTTGAAGATAGGTCACGTGGGTGTTGCACAAGAAAggttgaaaaaaaagaaagtgctTATCGTTCTTGATGGTGTGGATCGGTTAGTCCAACTAAATGCAATGGCAGACAAACCTGAATGGTTCGGCCGTGGAAGTCGAATTATCATTACAACGCAAGATCTAAAGCTCTTGAAAGCACATGGGATCGATCATATTTACAAGGTGGATTATCCAATTGATGAAGAGGCGCTTCAAATCTTCTGCAAGCACGCTTTTGGTCAAAACTCCCCTAAAGATGGTTTTGAGGAGCTTGCGCTGGAAGTTACAAACCTTTCTGGGAAACTCCCATTGGGATTAAGTATAATGGGCTCCTACTTCCGGGGAATGTCCAAGCATGAGTGGATCAATGCATTACCAAGGTTAAAGAGTAGGCTTCATGACGATATCAAGAGTATTTTAAGGTTTAGTTATGACGCCTTATGCGATGAAGATAAAGAATTATTTCTCTACATAGCTTGCTTTTTCAATCTTAAAAGCATTCAGACACTAGAAGATCATCTGGAGAGGACATTCTTGAACTGGAGTCATGGGCTTCACATCTTAGCTGAGAGATCTCTAATATGTCGCGAGTATGGATTTATAAAGATGCATAATCTGCTAGTACAACTAGGTAGAGATATTGTTCTTAGCCAATCTTTTCATGACCCTTGGAAACGTCAGTTTTTGGTTGATGCTAGAGAGATTTGTCAAGTTCTCACTTATGAAACAGTAAGTTTCCACATTAGTCCTTCCTTGTTGAGTGTTGTCTTGTTCCCTGCAAACTAAATTCATTTTATgacttttattttatcttttgtcCTTTGCAGGGTAGTGAAAGTCTTGTGGGCATGGATCTTGACTTATCTGAGATCAACAAAGAATTTAATATAAGCAAAATAACCTTCAAAAGAATGTGTAATCTCCAGTTTTTAAGATTCTACAGAAGATTTGATGATAAAGGTAACTGCAAATTACACTCACCAGAAAATCTGAAATATCTATCTCCAAAACTTAGTTTACTACACTGGGATTACTTTCCGGCGACATGCTTGCCTTCTACGTTTGTTACAGAGTCCCTCGTGGAACTAAACATGCGTAACAGCAAGCTTAATAAGCTTTGGGAAGGAGTTCGAGTGAGTAATTATGTCTCCCTTTTTTCACTGttgaaatatatacattttcttttattcaaacTTGGTTGCATGTTGTCTAAGTATATTCTTGTTAATGTTTTCACTATTAAACAGCATGTGCAGTTTCATTGTATGATGTCTTTATTTGTGTGGGCAGCCTCTTCAAAATCTCAAGTGGATGGATTTGAGTCATTCATCAGACTTGAAAGAGCTTCCTGATCTCTCAACTGCCACTAAGCTTTTGAGTTTGGATCTCAGTTATTGCACAAGTTTAGTGGAACTACACTCCTCAGTTGGGAATGCAACTAATCTCTTGATATTGAATATCGAGTATTGCAATAATCTGGTGGAGATTCCCTCCTCTGTTGAGAATATTCCTAATCTCAAGATATTTTTGGCTGGGTGCTCAAGTTTGGTCAGTCTCCCTTCTTGTATATGGAACATCAGTAGTCTCAGGACTTTTAATCTCGACAATTTCTCTAGTTTGGTCCAGAGTCCCTTAATGTGGAATGCCAAGAATTTTCAGAGGTTAGATCTCAGTGGATGCTCAAGTCTGAAGAAGCTCCCTCCTATTATTGTAAAGGACAGTAAGTTCTCACAGTCGGCAGAATTCTCGTCCTTCACTAGCATCAAAAATCACAATAAGTTCTCACAGTCGGAAGAATTCTCGTCCTTTATTGCGAGCATCAAAAACCTTCATGAATTGATTCTTAGTAATTGCTCAAGTCTGATGGAGCTTCCTGCTTCTATTGAAAATGCCACTAGTCTACATACATTGGATCTTAGTGGATGCTCAAGTCTGAAGACGCTCCCCTCCTCTGCTTGGAATGTcaaaaatcttcaaaaattGATTCTTAGTATTTGCTCAAATCTGGTGGAACTTCCTGCTTCTATTGAGAATGCAACTAATCTAATGACACTGGATCTTAGTGGATGTTCAAGTCTGGTGGAGATTCCCCCTTATATTAGATATGTCACTAGTCTAAGGACATTGGATCTTAGTGGATGCTCAAGTTTGGTGAAGCTCCCCTTTGTTTGCTACGCCCCTTGCCTCATGATGTTGAATGTCACTGGATGCTAAAGTCTGAAGGAGATCCCCTCCTCTATTGCAAGACGTTGTGAGTACAAACCTGGTTTCATTTTGAAAGGATGGTCAAATCCAAAGGCTCTTCCAACCAATCGCGACTTCTAATCTCTTGATGCACTTGATCTCCGTGAAAGGACATTAGCCATAATGCGAATGCCTTTAGCCTCAGGCGATAACATGGAAGGTGAtgtgattttagatataaattcACAACCTTGTTTTCTTGATTCCGTTTGACATATCATTTTTAGTAATCCATTTAATGCATCTCGTGAAAATCAGATACCGAGACTGACAACAACGAACCTCTCGATGACGAATCTTGCGCATCAGCTGTTGACCATACCAACTTAAAGGATGGTGGAGGCACCGATGCTGACGCAAAAGACAACATCAGATCGTAAACAAACATTCAGAGCAAAACAACACAATAATGGTGTTTTCCTTCTCGACTTTACCTTTCTAAAGTAACTTTTTGGGGATGTTACCACCATTAAAGTTGAAGCTGAGAGAGTATAAGTTCGTTCCTAACAACCTAGAATACTTGCTTTCCTTGAAGTTATCTGCGTCCTCCTCTTTCTGCCGTTTTTATCACTTCTGTTCTTCACAGTGCTTTGTGGTCAAAGGTGCGGACGCAAAGGTTCATTTCATTTAGGACAGTCCGTTTGTTTTATCTTACCATTATGTAAAACTTTTATATGTGAACGTGACATAATAAGCTTTATTGTGGTTTACTCTTTTCCTTGTTGTTTCCTTCTTGGCTTAACATTTCCCAATGTAACTTTGTTCCCATCATTAAAGCGGAAATAAGCCTAAATGTAATCTAATAGCGACATCATTATCTCAATACTTATCATAAGGTCTTGACTGCATCTTGGAAGTTTATTTCTTGATCTGAGTGAAGAGATATTGATAGTGCATGTTAAGCGTTTGGTATGCATCAGGATGTTCGATGAGAACATCATACGCAGAGGCCGGAGGTATATTAAGTGGTTTAATTCCTGTCTTTTTAACTCAGTGAGGCAATCTTATTGGAAAGTGGTAAGTATGCTTATGAGCTGGATTTTGTATCCTTCTTTTGACTGATATTTCACAATAGTCTCAAAGCTGTGATTGGTGATTTCAAGATTAAGGTGGTTTGATACTCTGACGGCAAAAGCTGAAAAGGTGCTGAAGATTTGTATTGGGACTGGGACAGGTCCTAATATGAGATTAACTATATTGCTCGTAATGTGAATATTAACTCTACTTGGGTTGGATCCAAATCCCAAAATGAAGAAGTACACACGCAAAGCAGCTGCGAAAGCAGGATAGAAACCCAAAGACTTTAGTTTCAACTTTCAAGCAAGGAGTAAGTGTTGGTTATATATCTGTTTTGCATCATATACACAGTCATTTTCATAATCCCCTGATGTTACTTCTTTGTATGTTACTAGGTAGGAGAATTTATACCTTTTGATGATATGCTTCTGTGGATGCGGTTGTTGCATACACTTGTTTCTTTCTTCCTAGTTGCTGCGACCAGGGAGTCTTATTTTTTAGAACATATTGCAGTGAAaga
The sequence above is drawn from the Raphanus sativus cultivar WK10039 chromosome 7, ASM80110v3, whole genome shotgun sequence genome and encodes:
- the LOC130497737 gene encoding disease resistance protein TAO1-like isoform X3, translated to MALVCPSSSLPRNWIHDVFPSIHGADVRTTFLSHVLKEFKRRGIDTFIDNNIERSKSIGPKLLEAIRGSRVAIVLLSRNYASSTWCLNELVEIAVCRREFGQTVMPVFYDVDPSDVKKQAGEFGKVFEATCNGKTEEDTWRWREALAEVATIAGEHSSNWCSEAEMIEKIAADISNVVNDSVPSNYFESLIGIGAHMERMRSLLSLECDEVRMVGIWGPAGIGKTTIARALYEKLCSNFTHTAFIESIKGGYTTHYLDNYAYMLQLQEQLLSKTLSDKDLKIGHVGVAQERLKKKKVLIVLDGVDRLVQLNAMADKPEWFGRGSRIIITTQDLKLLKAHGIDHIYKVDYPIDEEALQIFCKHAFGQNSPKDGFEELALEVTNLSGKLPLGLSIMGSYFRGMSKHEWINALPRLKSRLHDDIKSILRFSYDALCDEDKELFLYIACFFNLKSIQTLEDHLERTFLNWSHGLHILAERSLICREYGFIKMHNLLVQLGRDIVLSQSFHDPWKRQFLVDAREICQVLTYETGSESLVGMDLDLSEINKEFNISKITFKRMCNLQFLRFYRRFDDKGNCKLHSPENLKYLSPKLSLLHWDYFPATCLPSTFVTESLVELNMRNSKLNKLWEGVRHVQFHCMMSLFVWAASSKSQVDGFESFIRLERAS
- the LOC130497737 gene encoding disease resistance protein TAO1-like isoform X1, whose product is MALVCPSSSLPRNWIHDVFPSIHGADVRTTFLSHVLKEFKRRGIDTFIDNNIERSKSIGPKLLEAIRGSRVAIVLLSRNYASSTWCLNELVEIAVCRREFGQTVMPVFYDVDPSDVKKQAGEFGKVFEATCNGKTEEDTWRWREALAEVATIAGEHSSNWCSEAEMIEKIAADISNVVNDSVPSNYFESLIGIGAHMERMRSLLSLECDEVRMVGIWGPAGIGKTTIARALYEKLCSNFTHTAFIESIKGGYTTHYLDNYAYMLQLQEQLLSKTLSDKDLKIGHVGVAQERLKKKKVLIVLDGVDRLVQLNAMADKPEWFGRGSRIIITTQDLKLLKAHGIDHIYKVDYPIDEEALQIFCKHAFGQNSPKDGFEELALEVTNLSGKLPLGLSIMGSYFRGMSKHEWINALPRLKSRLHDDIKSILRFSYDALCDEDKELFLYIACFFNLKSIQTLEDHLERTFLNWSHGLHILAERSLICREYGFIKMHNLLVQLGRDIVLSQSFHDPWKRQFLVDAREICQVLTYETGSESLVGMDLDLSEINKEFNISKITFKRMCNLQFLRFYRRFDDKGNCKLHSPENLKYLSPKLSLLHWDYFPATCLPSTFVTESLVELNMRNSKLNKLWEGVRPLQNLKWMDLSHSSDLKELPDLSTATKLLSLDLSYCTSLVELHSSVGNATNLLILNIEYCNNLVEIPSSVENIPNLKIFLAGCSSLVSLPSCIWNISSLRTFNLDNFSSLVQSPLMWNAKNFQRLDLSGCSSLKKLPPIIVKDSKFSQSAEFSSFTSIKNHNKFSQSEEFSSFIASIKNLHELILSNCSSLMELPASIENATSLHTLDLSGCSSLKTLPSSAWNVKNLQKLILSICSNLVELPASIENATNLMTLDLSGCSSLVEIPPYIRYVTSLRTLDLSGCSSLVKLPFVCYAPCLMMLNVTGC
- the LOC130497737 gene encoding disease resistance protein TAO1-like isoform X4, yielding MALVCPSSSLPRNWIHDVFPSIHGADVRTTFLSHVLKEFKRRGIDTFIDNNIERSKSIGPKLLEAIRGSRVAIVLLSRNYASSTWCLNELVEIAVCRREFGQTVMPVFYDVDPSDVKKQAGEFGKVFEATCNGKTEEDTWRWREALAEVATIAGEHSSNWCSEAEMIEKIAADISNVVNDSVPSNYFESLIGIGAHMERMRSLLSLECDEVRMVGIWGPAGIGKTTIARALYEKLCSNFTHTAFIESIKGGYTTHYLDNYAYMLQLQEQLLSKTLSDKDLKIGHVGVAQERLKKKKVLIVLDGVDRLVQLNAMADKPEWFGRGSRIIITTQDLKLLKAHGIDHIYKVDYPIDEEALQIFCKHAFGQNSPKDGFEELALEVTNLSGKLPLGLSIMGSYFRGMSKHEWINALPRLKSRLHDDIKSILRFSYDALCDEDKELFLYIACFFNLKSIQTLEDHLERTFLNWSHGLHILAERSLICREYGFIKMHNLLVQLGRDIVLSQSFHDPWKRQFLVDAREICQVLTYETGSESLVGMDLDLSEINKEFNISKITFKRMCNLQFLRFYRRFDDKESLVELNMRNSKLNKLWEGVRHVQFHCMMSLFVWAASSKSQVDGFESFIRLERAS
- the LOC130497737 gene encoding disease resistance protein TAO1-like isoform X2, yielding MALVCPSSSLPRNWIHDVFPSIHGADVRTTFLSHVLKEFKRRGIDTFIDNNIERSKSIGPKLLEAIRGSRVAIVLLSRNYASSTWCLNELVEIAVCRREFGQTVMPVFYDVDPSDVKKQAGEFGKVFEATCNGKTEEDTWRWREALAEVATIAGEHSSNWCSEAEMIEKIAADISNVVNDSVPSNYFESLIGIGAHMERMRSLLSLECDEVRMVGIWGPAGIGKTTIARALYEKLCSNFTHTAFIESIKGGYTTHYLDNYAYMLQLQEQLLSKTLSDKDLKIGHVGVAQERLKKKKVLIVLDGVDRLVQLNAMADKPEWFGRGSRIIITTQDLKLLKAHGIDHIYKVDYPIDEEALQIFCKHAFGQNSPKDGFEELALEVTNLSGKLPLGLSIMGSYFRGMSKHEWINALPRLKSRLHDDIKSILRFSYDALCDEDKELFLYIACFFNLKSIQTLEDHLERTFLNWSHGLHILAERSLICREYGFIKMHNLLVQLGRDIVLSQSFHDPWKRQFLVDAREICQVLTYETGSESLVGMDLDLSEINKEFNISKITFKRMCNLQFLRFYRRFDDKESLVELNMRNSKLNKLWEGVRPLQNLKWMDLSHSSDLKELPDLSTATKLLSLDLSYCTSLVELHSSVGNATNLLILNIEYCNNLVEIPSSVENIPNLKIFLAGCSSLVSLPSCIWNISSLRTFNLDNFSSLVQSPLMWNAKNFQRLDLSGCSSLKKLPPIIVKDSKFSQSAEFSSFTSIKNHNKFSQSEEFSSFIASIKNLHELILSNCSSLMELPASIENATSLHTLDLSGCSSLKTLPSSAWNVKNLQKLILSICSNLVELPASIENATNLMTLDLSGCSSLVEIPPYIRYVTSLRTLDLSGCSSLVKLPFVCYAPCLMMLNVTGC